TCGCGGCGTCCGCCTTCGTGCTGTTCTCCATCTACCTCGCCGTCAGCAGGTTCGGAGACATTCCACTCGGCAAGGACGGTGAGAAACCGGAGTTCCGGACCGTCAGTTGGATTGCGATGATGTTCAGTGCCGGAATGGGAATCGGCCTGATGTTCTTCGGCGTCGCCGAACCGCTGGCGCATTACGTCAATCCGCCGCCCGGCACCGACGGTGGTATCGGCACCGCCATGGCAACAACCATGTTCCACTGGGGACTTCACCCTTGGGCGATGTATGCCGTTGTGGGCCTTGCCATTGCGTACGGATCGTATCGACGTGGACGCAAGCAACTGTTCAGTTCGGCATTCATACCCCTGCTCGGGCGTCGGGCTGAAGGTCCGATCGGCAAGGTCATCGACATTCTTGCGATCTTCGCGACTCTCTTCGGTACGGCCGCGTCGTTGGGACTCGGTGCCTTGCAGATCGGCTCGGGATTCCAGGTGGTCGGGTGGATGCAAGAAGTGAGTGTCTTCCTCCTCGTGTCCATCGTTGCGGTGCTGACCCTGGCCTTTGTCGCATCGGCAGTTTCGGGCGTTTCCAAGGGAATTCAGTGGTTGTCCAACATCAACATGGTGCTCGCATTGATCTTGGCGCTGTTCGTGTTCGTGCTCGGACCGACAGTTCTGATCCTCAACCTTCTGCCCACCACCATCGGCGCCTACGCGTCGGACCTCGCCCAGATGTCGGCACGTACCGGAGCGTCGTCGAATCCGGAGACGGGAGAGTGGCTGTCGTCCTGGACCATCTTCTACTGGGCCTGGTGGGTGTCGTGGACGCCGTTCGTGGGGATGTTCTTGGCGCGTATCAGTCGTGGGCGCACCATCCGTCAGTTCATCATCGGCGTCATCGTTGTTCCCACGACGGTGAGCTTGCTGTGGTTCTCGATCTTCGGCGGGGCCGGGATCGGTGAGGAACGAGAGGGAATCGATCTTGCGAGCCGCGGTTCGGAGGAAGCGCAGTTGTTCGGAATGCTCGACAATCTCCCGCTCGCCGGAGTCACGACAGTTCTGGTCATGCTCCTGGTCGCAGTGTTCTTCGTCTCGGGCGCAGATGCGGCGTCGATGGTGATGGGCACGCTCTCGCAGCGGGGAACACTCGAGCCGAGTCGATGGGTCGTAGTGTTCTGGGGTGTGCTGACGGGTGGGGCGGCGGCGCTACTGCTGTGGACCGGCGGTTCCGAAGCACTCGAAGGTTTGCAGACCATGACGATTATCGCTGCCGCGCCCTTTGTCGTGGTGATGATCGGCCTGTGCTTCTCGCTGTACCGGGATCTGTCACACGACCCGATCATCGTCGCTGCCCGCGAGCAGAAACGAGCGCTTCTCCAGACGACGCGACGGGTCCGACGAGGCACGCGCGCTCGGCGCGATACCTGAGCTATTTCCAGCTCGGCAACCACAGGTGGCTCTGCCACGATTCCGGAGTGATCGGCATCGCGGTCAGGATCGGCCACAGGTAGACGAAGTTCGCGACAACCAGCCCGATGTACAGGCTGACCGCGAGTAGTCCTGTGGTGCGTCGCTCGACGGAATCCGTTGCCTTGCCCAGGACGTCGCCGAGTGTCAGCGCAAATCCCATGACCATGAACGGTGCGAGTGCAACGCCGTAGAAGAAGTACATCTGACGGTCCATCGTGGCGAACCAGGGGAGGTAGGCGGCGCCGTATCCGGTGAGGACAACGGCATAACGCCAGTCGCGCCGGACGAACGTCTTCCAGATTGCCCACGCCAACATGGGCAGGGCCAGCCACCACATCGCCGGGGTACCGATCAGCATGATGGCCTTGACGCAACTGGCGGCTCCGCAGCCCGTCACCTGCTCGCCGTCGGCGTAGTAGTACAGCATCGGACGCAGACCCATCGGCCACGTCCAGGGCTTCGATTCCCACGGATGATGATTGCCCGCGGAGTTCGTCAGACTCGAGTGGAAGGTGAGCACGTTTCCGCTGTAGTACCAGAGGGAACGCAGCGCCGACGGTATGAAACTCCACGTTCCGCCCTCGCCGATCTCGTTGCCGACGGCATGGCGATCGACGCCGGTCTCACTCGCGAACCAGGCCCAGTAGCTGGCCAGGTAGACGCCGATCGGGATGACGACCAACGCATACAGGGCGGGGCCGATGTCGCGGATCGCGGTGCCGAACCACGGCCGCTGCACACGGTAGGCGCGGCGGGCGGACAGGTCGAACGCGACGCTGAGGAGTCCGAAGAACAAGATGAAGTACATGCCGGACCATTTGGTGCCGCAAGCCAATCCGAGCAGGATTCCGGCGCCGAATCGCCACCACCGGAATCCGAGCCGTGGACCCCATTCGGAATCACCGATCCGGCCCTCGGCGTAGGCCGTGGCCATCCGTTGCCGAACCTGGTCACGGT
The nucleotide sequence above comes from Rhodococcus sp. KBS0724. Encoded proteins:
- a CDS encoding BCCT family transporter; translation: MVTKSDRSEQNSGANEDRPTTGFTRLGVRTDYVVFSVTAVAVLAILVWGLVAPDNLNSVTGSVLDWLVVNIGWLFVLAASAFVLFSIYLAVSRFGDIPLGKDGEKPEFRTVSWIAMMFSAGMGIGLMFFGVAEPLAHYVNPPPGTDGGIGTAMATTMFHWGLHPWAMYAVVGLAIAYGSYRRGRKQLFSSAFIPLLGRRAEGPIGKVIDILAIFATLFGTAASLGLGALQIGSGFQVVGWMQEVSVFLLVSIVAVLTLAFVASAVSGVSKGIQWLSNINMVLALILALFVFVLGPTVLILNLLPTTIGAYASDLAQMSARTGASSNPETGEWLSSWTIFYWAWWVSWTPFVGMFLARISRGRTIRQFIIGVIVVPTTVSLLWFSIFGGAGIGEEREGIDLASRGSEEAQLFGMLDNLPLAGVTTVLVMLLVAVFFVSGADAASMVMGTLSQRGTLEPSRWVVVFWGVLTGGAAALLLWTGGSEALEGLQTMTIIAAAPFVVVMIGLCFSLYRDLSHDPIIVAAREQKRALLQTTRRVRRGTRARRDT
- a CDS encoding dolichyl-phosphate-mannose--protein mannosyltransferase, which translates into the protein MTVQTDERPTPASGDRVVRSPAPLVPSPDFGPTDRLRGWIVTAVITTIAAITRFTMLAYPTDAGTPVFDEKHYAPQGWQVLTGGGIEDNPGYGLVVHPPIGKQMIAIGEAIFGYNGWGWRFSSALVGTLMVLLIIRIVRRMTRSTLIGAIAGILLIVDGVTFVSSRLGMLDIFLAFFVLAALGCLVVDRDQVRQRMATAYAEGRIGDSEWGPRLGFRWWRFGAGILLGLACGTKWSGMYFILFFGLLSVAFDLSARRAYRVQRPWFGTAIRDIGPALYALVVIPIGVYLASYWAWFASETGVDRHAVGNEIGEGGTWSFIPSALRSLWYYSGNVLTFHSSLTNSAGNHHPWESKPWTWPMGLRPMLYYYADGEQVTGCGAASCVKAIMLIGTPAMWWLALPMLAWAIWKTFVRRDWRYAVVLTGYGAAYLPWFATMDRQMYFFYGVALAPFMVMGFALTLGDVLGKATDSVERRTTGLLAVSLYIGLVVANFVYLWPILTAMPITPESWQSHLWLPSWK